Proteins encoded together in one Riemerella anatipestifer window:
- a CDS encoding lysoplasmalogenase family protein, translating to MKKIGYIILLSIVFIVDLLGIYFDKIGIRIYSKPLLIPIIALIYYQLNKTKSLSNNKLFLTGLFFSFLGDVFLLKDSGFLYGLASFLLAHIFYIILVVHFK from the coding sequence ATGAAAAAAATAGGCTACATCATACTATTGAGTATTGTTTTCATTGTAGATTTACTAGGAATCTATTTTGACAAGATAGGTATAAGAATATATAGTAAGCCACTACTAATTCCTATAATAGCTTTAATTTATTATCAACTTAATAAAACTAAGTCACTAAGTAATAATAAGCTTTTTTTAACAGGGTTGTTTTTTAGTTTTTTAGGTGATGTTTTCTTACTAAAAGACTCTGGTTTTTTGTATGGATTAGCTAGTTTTTTATTAGCACATATTTTTTATATTATACTCGTTGTGCATTTTAAATAA